One genomic window of Quercus lobata isolate SW786 chromosome 9, ValleyOak3.0 Primary Assembly, whole genome shotgun sequence includes the following:
- the LOC115960695 gene encoding caffeic acid 3-O-methyltransferase-like, whose translation MSSSEQTLPNPITHQEEDEEEVGKLAVRLANAVILPMVLKSALELNIIEIISDAGAGAFLSPSEIAAKLPTKNQEAPVLLDRMLRLLASYSILKCTLRTRGTDGETERLYGVGPICKFLLKNTDEGSVAPLFLLHHDKVFMESWCHLNDAILEGGIPFNRAYGMTAFEYPGTDQRFNRVFNQAMSNHTTMMMKKILDVYKGFEGLKVLVDVGGGIGVTLNIITSKYPQIKGINFDLPHVVSDAPSYPGVEHVGGDMFESIPKGDAIFMKWILHDWSDEHCLKLLKNCWKALPNSGKVILVEYILPVVPENNVSSNIVFEIDLFMLAQNPGGKERSQKDFEELAVKSGFSGCEVICCAYNGWVMEFHKTADL comes from the exons ATGAGTAGCTCCGAACAAACTCTCCCGAATCCGATAACCCatcaagaagaagatgaagaagaggtGGGAAAATTGGCGGTCCGGTTAGCAAACGCGGTGATTCTTCCGATGGTTCTGAAGTCAGCCTTGGAGCTCAACATCATTGAAATAATCTCAGACGCGGGCGCCGGCGCGTTCCTCTCACCTTCGGAGATTGCGGCTAAGCTGCCCACCAAGAACCAGGAAGCGCCGGTTCTGCTGGACCGGATGCTTCGGCTCTTGGCTAGCTATTCCATCCTCAAGTGCACGCTCCGAACCAGAGGAACAGACGGAGAGACTGAAAGATTGTATGGTGTGGGACCCATTTGCAAGTTCCTCCTTAAGAACACAGATGAAGGCTCTGTTGCTCCTCTCTTCTTGTTGCATCACGATAAGGTCTTCATGGAAAGCTG GTGCCACTTGAATGATGCCATACTAGAAGGAGGGATTCCCTTTAACAGGGCCTATGGGATGACAGCATTTGAATACCCTGGAACGGATCAAAGGTTCAACAGGGTATTCAACCAGGCTATGTCGAACCACACTAccatgatgatgaagaagatacTTGATGTGTACAAAGGGTTTGAAGGCCTTAAAGTGTTGGTTGATGTCGGTGGTGGAATTGGAGTTACCCTTAACATCATCACTTCAAAATATCCTCAGATTAAGGGCATCAATTTTGATCTGCCGCATGTTGTATCTGATGCACCTTCTTATCCAG GTGTGGAGCATGTTGGGGGAGATATGTTCGAAAGCATTCCAAAAGGAGATGCCATTTTCATGAAG TGGATACTCCATGACTGGAGTGATGAGCATTGCTTgaaacttctcaaaaattgCTGGAAAGCTCTTCCAAACTCTGGGAAGGTGATCCTTGTGGAATACATTCTTCCTGTGGTTCCTGAGAATAATGTTTCATCCAATATTGTCTTCGAGATAGATTTGTTCATGTTAGCTCAAAACCCAGGAGGAAAAGAAAGGTCACAAAAAGATTTTGAGGAACTAGCTGTAAAATCTGGATTTTCAGGCTGTGAGGTCATATGCTGTGCTTACAACGGTTGGGTTATGGAGTTCCACAAGACAGCAGATCTATAA